A stretch of the Gemmatimonadaceae bacterium genome encodes the following:
- a CDS encoding XdhC family protein encodes MTHPTLARFDELRRCEPRLAMATLVSATGSSSSIVGAKTFVGESGQIVGSVTIGGCLDARAAETADRVLASNYAELLDIPLADEEAWDLGLACGGNVRLLVEPVGSGSATDPVVVAYAAADQMVAAGRRALVVRALSGDSARLVLDADGSSRGSLGDPARDARLASLVKASGAPAVVVDETDGAAYFVEAFAPPLTVAIFGAGEVAAVLTRVAGDLGLHTVVVDPRARYASRERFPGASEIRVGDPGAIAAELPATADTFVVIVSHDYKFELPVLRHMLRAPVGYIGLMSSRKRIAALRGFLADEGFAAEELDRIHAPIGIDIGARTPAQVAVSIAAQLVAIRAGRDPTVL; translated from the coding sequence GTGACGCATCCCACGCTCGCCCGCTTCGACGAACTCCGCCGCTGCGAGCCGCGGTTGGCCATGGCCACGCTCGTGTCGGCCACCGGGTCGAGTTCAAGCATCGTCGGCGCCAAGACCTTTGTTGGTGAGTCGGGACAGATCGTGGGTTCGGTGACCATCGGCGGGTGTCTGGATGCGCGCGCCGCCGAGACGGCCGATCGTGTGCTGGCATCGAACTACGCCGAGTTGCTCGACATTCCGCTCGCTGACGAGGAAGCCTGGGATCTCGGGCTCGCATGCGGCGGAAATGTGCGACTACTCGTCGAGCCCGTGGGCAGCGGGTCGGCCACCGATCCGGTTGTCGTGGCGTACGCCGCAGCCGACCAGATGGTGGCCGCGGGCCGCCGCGCACTCGTCGTCCGCGCGCTCTCCGGCGATTCGGCACGGCTCGTGCTCGATGCCGATGGTAGCAGCCGAGGCTCGCTCGGCGACCCGGCGCGCGACGCTCGTCTCGCGTCGCTGGTGAAGGCCAGCGGTGCCCCCGCCGTCGTCGTGGACGAAACCGACGGCGCGGCTTACTTCGTCGAAGCATTCGCGCCGCCGCTCACGGTGGCTATTTTCGGCGCTGGCGAGGTGGCCGCGGTGCTCACGCGCGTGGCGGGGGATTTGGGGCTGCACACGGTGGTCGTGGACCCCCGGGCGCGGTACGCGTCGCGCGAGCGGTTCCCGGGCGCGAGCGAGATCCGGGTGGGCGATCCCGGTGCGATCGCCGCTGAACTGCCGGCCACGGCCGACACTTTCGTGGTGATCGTGTCACACGACTACAAGTTCGAACTTCCGGTGCTGCGACACATGCTGCGCGCCCCGGTAGGCTACATCGGCCTCATGTCGAGCCGTAAACGCATAGCCGCGCTACGCGGATTCCTGGCCGACGAAGGGTTCGCCGCGGAGGAGTTGGATCGGATTCATGCCCCGATCGGCATCGATATTGGAGCTCGCACCCCGGCCCAGGTGGCGGTGAGTATCGCCGCCCAACTCGTAGCCATACGGGCTGGCCGCGACCCCACGGTACTGTGA
- a CDS encoding nucleotidyltransferase family protein — protein MIAALVLAAGAARRFGSPKLVQPVRGEPLVRASVERVLAAGPERTIVVVGHGATAVRRALAGLDVQIVTNPRPDDGLSSSLRAGLAAVPSNAVAVLIALGDQPITHDEVIPALIARFGGTDVAIVAPKYSGDQGLPVVFSRAVFPELEALTGDRGARSVVEADPARVAYVEFDFPMPPDVDTPGDLEFLMNS, from the coding sequence GTGATCGCTGCCCTGGTGCTCGCCGCGGGCGCCGCGCGGCGGTTTGGTTCGCCGAAGCTGGTGCAGCCGGTGCGGGGTGAGCCGCTCGTGCGGGCGAGCGTCGAGCGGGTGCTTGCCGCCGGTCCCGAGCGCACGATCGTGGTGGTGGGGCATGGTGCGACAGCCGTGCGGCGAGCGTTAGCCGGGCTCGACGTCCAGATCGTGACCAACCCCCGGCCGGACGATGGGCTGAGTTCGTCGCTGCGCGCCGGCCTCGCGGCCGTGCCGTCGAACGCGGTGGCAGTGCTGATCGCGCTTGGCGACCAGCCAATTACACACGATGAAGTAATTCCGGCGTTAATAGCGCGTTTTGGTGGCACTGATGTTGCTATAGTGGCGCCAAAATACAGTGGAGATCAAGGACTTCCAGTTGTCTTTTCCAGGGCTGTGTTCCCGGAATTGGAGGCGCTCACCGGTGATCGTGGGGCCCGATCTGTGGTGGAAGCCGATCCCGCACGGGTCGCCTATGTGGAGTTCGACTTTCCCATGCCGCCGGACGTGGACACTCCCGGAGACCTCGAATTTCTGATGAATTCCTGA